A region of Ictidomys tridecemlineatus isolate mIctTri1 chromosome 4, mIctTri1.hap1, whole genome shotgun sequence DNA encodes the following proteins:
- the LOC144377030 gene encoding glycine N-phenylacetyltransferase-like yields MFPLQSPQMLQMLEKSLRKSLPESLKMRVYGTVFHINQGNPFKLKALVDKWPDFNTVVVRPQEQDMTDDLDHYTNTYQIYSKELKSCQESLVSSDVINWKHHLQIQSSQSSLDEVIQSLAASNSVQVKRTQCIMYMVPQTARKLVPFLVDTKNLRPESGEPKAINQEMFKLSSLDVTHAAVVNKFWPFGGNERSQRFIERCIRTFPSTCLLGPEGTPVSWGLMDQTGEMRMGGTVPEYRGQGLISYVTHVQVQAQEKIGFPVYSHTDRANKIMQKMSHNLHHVPMPCDWNQWHCVPL; encoded by the exons GTCTATGGAACTGTCTTCCACATAAACCAGGGTAACCCATTCAAGCTAAAGGCCTTGGTGGACAAATGGCCAGATTTTAACACAGTAGTTGTGCGCCCTCAGGAGCAG GACATGACAGATGACCTTGATCACTACACCAACACCTACCAAATCTATTCTAAGGAGCTCAAGAGCTGTCAAGAATCGCTTGTCTCATCAGATGTCATTAACTGGAAACACCATTTACAAATCCAAA GTTCACAGTCCAGCTTGGATGAGGTGATACAAAGTCTTGCTGCTTCTAACTCGGTCCAGGTCAAGAGAACACAGTGCATTATGTACATGGTACCTCAGACAGCAAGGAAACTGGTGCCTTTTCTGGTGGATACGAAGAACTTACGTCCTGAATCTGGGGAACCCAAGGCCAT TAACCAAGAGATGTTTAAACTCTCATCATTGGATGTGACCCACGCTGCCGTGGTGAATAAATTCTGGCCTTTTGGTGgcaatgaaagaagccagagattCATTGAGCGCTGTATCCGAACCTTTCCCAGCACCTGTCTTTTGGGACCTGAAGGGACGCCTGTGTCGTGGGGCCTGATGGACCAGACGGGGGAGATGCGAATGGGAGGCACTGTGCCTGAGTACCGGGGCCAAGGCCTTATCTCCTACGTCACTCACGTTCAAGTCCAAGCTCAGGAGAAGATTGGCTTCCCTGTGTATAGCCATACAGACAGAGCCAACAAAATCATGCAGAAAATGAGTCACAATCTGCATCATGTCCCCATGCCCTGTGACTGGAACCAGTGGCACTGTGTGCCTCTGTGA